Sequence from the Octopus sinensis unplaced genomic scaffold, ASM634580v1 Contig13104, whole genome shotgun sequence genome:
AATTTAGTATTGCTTTAATTAGGTATAATTTAATTAGTCTGCTGCTCGAGTCGTCCAACCAGCACCGCCGCGCTTGCCTTCTTTCGGCAGCATCCCGGCTAGTGGAGCTTGGCTTTGTGCATTCCCGAACGCCCCATCTGGCACTCTCCTTGACCATGAAGTGGTAAGGATCGGAGTCTCTCTGCGCCTCGGGCTAAGGCAATGTGTCCCGCACACGTGCTGCTGTGGCTGCACTGTTGACCTTTTCGGTCTGCACCCTTTATCGTGCAAGAGGAGTGCCGGACGTTTCCCGAGGCACTCTGCTATGAACGAAATCATACGGAGGGCCCTCGACTCGGCGGGATTTCTTTCGGTTCTTGAACCACCGGGTCTTGACCGCGGTGACGGGAaacgtcctgacgggatgacccTTTTCCCTTTTGAGGGCGGAAAAGGTCTCGTAGGATGCAACCTGCTGGGACACTTTTTCTGCTTCACATCTAACCTCGTGTGCTCTGGAGGGTAAATCAGCTTTTAATAAGGCTGAAGATTTAAAGCTTTCCAAATATTCTGCCCTTTCGGAAAAGTTTTTTGTGGTGCCGATAGCGGTGCTCTTGGTACGAAGACGTAAAAGTTCCTCCGCAAGCTCGGAGCCAAAATCTCAATGCGCACTCACGATCCTCTGGAGGTGGACTGGCTATTGCAACGGTTCTCGATCGCCGTTATCCGGGGGAACAGTTTGGCGATCCGTTAGGTCTCTGGCCTTCCCTTCGATTAATCGATATTAATTGATAAACTTAACAAATTTAAttagtatatttaaaattaatgattGGCTGCATTGCACGTCGTGGTGCACATTCAGTCATTTCTAATAAATGGACAGTAATGACTGCAGTATGTCTAGAGAAAAGACCTACCATAACTCCCCAACCCACAAAACACGAAAAGAAATTTGCCGAGTTGATGAGTCAAGTCGAACTAAGCAAAAGTCTTTTATCTGACTTTGAAATGAAAACAGCCGAACAAGAGTATTGAATAACCTCAATTAACCAGAGAAATACTAAAAAACAAGTCCCCCGACGACAAAAACAGAGAAACAGTCACCAACTTTGACCTTGAGGAAATTTGGACTGCCGAATTATCagaatttaatacaaaatatgatAAAAGTACAAACCACGTGACTAAAATAGACCCACGTGACAGATCTGATTTGAAACTGTTTTATGCAACCAGAGACAGATCTGAAGGACCCGAGAATTGGAGGTTCCCTGCAGTGACCAACGAGGCAGGGGAGACCCTTCGAATGGTAAGTGAGGCCTGGTAATTCGATTGGCCGCGGAAAGATGCCTCAAGTCTATTTTGGGGGAAGATTGTTCGACTCAGGTGATGGGGAATGCCCCCTGTGCTTTCTACGGTGGGGAGGGGACTAAGGTGGGCATCCTTGTTTGTTGTAGGTGTTTGTAATGAGGGCTGTGTTGATTGGACAGGTGGAGGATTCGGGACAGTGGAAGACGAGAGAGGAATTATCTGTGCAGATGAGTCAATCATATTGGACTTGTGTCGGGGATTGTGTCATTGATGTGTGATGGACTAATGATAtcattttttgttcttattttttttgtctataaGAATACTTCTCGTGCATGATTATCTTCACTTGTCTGAACTAAGTTGATTGGATTGTCAGAATATTATCTATCTTCTGTAGTTTCAGGCATTTTACAGCACAATTAGTCAGTTCTTTAGACAGGTTGtttgggaaaatattaaatatgtatttacatttgaaaACACATTATGGAGTTAAAAAAATAGAGGATTCGCTGACAACTATTTTTACTATTAAAAGATCTATTATTccaaaattttgtgtttattatatGACGTGTATTCAAATTCAAACGCATTTTTTAAGCGGGAGCTCCgagagaggtgaatatatttttaacgtacttaatatttattcaaaattttgcttTCCATTAGCAACTAATTCGAAGCAAGCATTTATAATTTGCTCTTTTTTAAGATTTATTGTATAATTTTGGATTCATCCAATATTCCAATCAGACAACGGTTAAGAATTCATAAATAAAACAGTTACTTTATTATACAAAGAATTCATCATTTTGGAGAAGTTAAGCCGTCCAGACCAGACCCAATCACAGAGTCAAATTGAAAGGTGCCACTAAACGTCAGCGGGTTGAttacaaaaaaattttatgaTAGAAAATCAAGAATGGTCTACGAGCCTTGATTCAGTTGTCTATACATGTAATATAAGTATTCATTCACTAACAAAAAAGTCATCGTTTACTATATTTTACCttaataaagattaaaataaattaatgcgGAATTAAAGTGACTTTacattttataatgtttaaatattgatgaaaataattaaaaaaatcaaccTTGAATTTTGAGGATGACTatgttttttaaagttaaaaatttgttaaaaagtgAGTAATAATATCAAAATCTTGGCAGCCTAGGTGGCCCAAATTTTGGGGTAATGAGAGGGCTTGTGAATAAATAATGTTTGATTGGTGATGGAGGTTTGCGGCCCAGAAGTATTCGAAATTGGAGCTGAAAGAAATGGAATGATGAAGAGAATGGCTAAAATTATAGGTTCCAAAAGAGTATGGAACATTCGGACGGAGACGGACCTGTTTTGGGAAACAACACCGATTAAAATTGAAATGAATGTCTTCAGCCAAGGGGTAGATAAAATTCGGCCGGAAACGAACTCTTTTACTTAATAAGCTGTACAAATTTGTCCGGAAAGAAAGGGGATTGCCCCAGGAGTGAGGAATATTCGGCAGAAAAGGACTGCTGTTATACCAGGGGAAGCGGAAATATGGGTGGCGAAAAATTTGGGTAAGAAAAAATTCGAAGTTAGAAAATCGGTTTCTTAGGAGGTTGAAAACCGGGTATAGTTGAACCAACTCCTCCGAGGTGACGGGTTCTGAATTAGATTGAACATACCAGGGCAAATTTTGGTTAGGATTAAGTAAGGGAACTCTATCTGATAGGTTTCGTCTAACGATTTCCCGCCAATTTCTGCCAAGAACGATAAAATTTCCAGAAGGGCGGCTTGACATTGACATAAATGCAAGTCTGTGCCGATTACGAGTTCTCCTCAAGTTTCTCAAAGCTCGGCGGCGATGGCGGATATTGGGTTCTACAATACCCCAACAGTATCGGAAAATATGATAGTTTGAGAGAGTTTGATTTTGTAGGTTTCGGAAATTGAGTGTCCGTCGAAGGCTGCAAGGCTGGAATTTGTGATATTCTCCgaattctaatttaattttgaattttttgtcacaaataatgttattttaataGACAATAGTctcatttttataataaatatattgaataattatATGTTGTCTAATAATTGGTAATACATTGAAAATAATTTCCTTACTAAATACAATGCTCGACAACAAATGCGAAATATTTAAACACTTTGTCAAATAGGCTGTAATAAGGTTAAACTCATTTATTTTACAATTCTTTTGTCATACTTTGCGAGTGATATATGagaggtaaaaaatatataattcttaatcGGAGGTCTCAATCACCGACTTCAATCCAATTGAGCAGCATCTTTgtgtaatgataaaaacaaaatgatagcAAAATCACccaataaattatgaaatatttttaaaataacattattttgtatataaaaatcaatacagaaagaattataaaatttAGTTATGTCAATGAAAAGAAGTATGGAAGTTAATGAGATAGGTGGAGGAATATcaacatattaaattttaatttgtttgattaaaataaacaactaatttttttaatcctaaaaattaatatacttttggttaaaataaatttaataaaaaaatgagtttaaatattaaaaaataattgtacaaaattaaattatatttttatgagtaaAAAGTAGAATTTTCATTGTTGGGCACTGTATATACACAACGTACAAAGACAGTTTAGGATTTACATGTGATGAAAACACTAACTCTATTTGGGCCTGGTTAAATAACCGCTTAGCTGATTGAGTCGAGTGTGCTACGATTAAATAGTATTTACTAATTAAATGAACTTTTTAAAAGTGCAGCTATGTGATTTTGTTTAAATTCTGGAAATGAGATtgtgataattttgtattttcgttgtatttttaaaatacttatctTATACACTTGACCTTCGCAAATTGGCCAATGTTTAATATTGGCTAcgattttgaatttattttttaatacgaattttttagaaatataaagatttagTTAAACATGTCTTCTAATTGTCTTCAGGAAGAAAATGATGACATTTCGTGCTAGAGATTCGCTGATAGATTCACAAGCATATTCCGAGAGACAAtatcaagaaaaacaataaattattagAAACTCAAAATCTTATAAGAAATTAAAGTAAGAAATACGGTCTTTTTACAAAAATTGCATAGAAAGACGTATCCGAAGAGACGATCAGAAATTGCTTAAAAGCTTTTAACAACTCCGATAACAGCATtcttgaaattgatattaatgataCAACAATCAGAAAGACAGAAATTCTCGATCATCTCAAAATTAAAGATTTTTTAAGCattgaatatttctttaaaagattCAGAAAATAGTGAACATGAATCTAAAAACAAGGCATGTTGACGAAGTTAATAATTCACTTTGTGTTAATTTCCCCGATgttgattacatatataaaataagttcTCTAAACAGAATAAATttctaataaataaatcaaaacacgaaattgtttaaatttttttagaaaatcgatttcaaaaatatttacgaTCTGGTAATTAGAAATCGAGCTAGTGAATAAAATCACATATTGAATTTTGGAGTATTGGAAAGTAATTGGTTTagaaatcaaatatttcattaCGTAAATTATAAGCAAAATAAAAGGACAAGTAGAAGACTAAATGAATCTATAACTTTCTCAAATTTCTCCGGAACTTTTTTGAATATTATATCccaaaataaaagaatgagacgATATTGTATTCTCCCGTAGAAAggccattaaaaatattttaataaataacttaaaatttaaataaataggaTCAAGACTGTGTGAATGTTAGTGTGCCCTCATTTTAGTTATATTAGGCAGGAAAATGAATCTCCTTCCGCAAACAAAGAGGAGAACTACCAATTCATCAAACCAATCGGAGAAGGCACATTCTCGACAGTCTATTTGTGTCACCATCGTACAAAAAACGTGGAATTCGCCATCAAAAAGTGCAGCAAAGCTAccataataaagaaaaaagcaaacaaacacgtTCTAATGGAGAAGAATATCCTCACCAAAATAAACAACCTTCATCCTCTCATTATAAACCTCGTCGAAACCTTCCAAAGCCCCGAATTTCTCTTTTTTGTGTTCGAATACTGCAAAAACGGGGACCTCCTCGAATTGATTGAGAAAAGATGGCCACTTTCCGCGGATTCCGTGATTTTCTACATCCTCCAGGTCGTCTCTGCCCTCGAGTTTATTCACGGATTGAACATTGTCCACAGAGACCTCAAACCCGCCAACATCCTCCTCGATTCCAACATGAATGTCAAACTCTGTGATTTCGGATCCGCCACAATCCTCCCCAGGAGTGTCAATTTGAAGTGGGCAAATTATCCCGGAGGTCAAGTTTTGTGGGGACAGCGGAATATGTGTCCCCCGAGGTATTGAAGGGTGCCCAAGTGGATCATCGATGTGACCTGTGGGCTTTGGGGTGTCTGGTCTTCCATTTGGTGGTGGGCCATCCTCCTTTCCGGGGGTACTCCGACGTGGGGGTGTTCTCCAAGGTGGCCAGATGTGCCTTCCTCTTCCCCGACCAGTTCGACGTCATCGAGGAGGATGTCCATGACCTTATTTCCTCCCTCATTGTCCTCGACCCATTTCAGAGACTTGGGGGAGAACAGTCGGGAAATTTGGCGGGAATTCGTGAACATGGATTTTTGAAGTTTTTTGATTGTTTTTCGACGTCTCCCGAACTGAGGGACCCTTCCGAGGGGGTTGGACAAGATTTGTATGTCGAAAAGGGGTTTATGGTCAGAAGTAATGTCAAAATAAAGACCCTCAACCCAATTTCGGGGACTCCAGGACTCCTACAAATATCATCCCCCCACCGGACTAAGCAAGTCCTTATAAATGTTAGACATGCGAGAGTACAGGCTGAATGTTCTGTCTTGGTGAGTATGGAAGATTATCAGTTTCAAATTCTCTGTCCATCAGCTGATTCGGCTCAGAATGTTGTTGATTATATTAATGGAAAGACTGATTATAtaccattttaatatatttcgaaggatatatttaattacttaataaattttacatgtgtatttgaATATGTCGTCCACGTTGTACGAAGATATTTTCGACATTAAAGAAATGCAGCAAAAGAAGTTCGAGAACGGTGAAGTGTGCTTATATATAGTCAGTCTCGAGATATAATTGTGAAAGCGAGTCATTCAAGTCCGACTTGTtaatagacataaacacacaagtgtTCCCCCTCGAGCAAGGTAGAGTCCacgttttcaaaaaaggaaacaaattccGTCTCTCCTCACGACGACACTGAGAGACGATGGTCTCCCCCACAAGGCGGACTACACCTCCCTCCCTCAAAACTCCGAATGGACGCATTCGAGTACGTCATGTACGGAAAGGTGTACAGAATCGATGTGCAGGGGACTGAACAAAACCCCAAATTGTGTATTTCCTGAGAGTGTGACTGCCAGGTCGGTCTACGTGTCTTATGGAGGACTACTCATGAGGATATCTGGGGATGCCAGTAGTCTCAATTACTTCAGGACTGACATGCGAGTCTACCTCCTCCTCAAAAGACttgcattttaattttgtttattaaattcAGTTTTTTATTAGCTGACTATTGGCAGTGAATAAAACATGTCTATTTTTAGAAGTGAATCACTATTAACTAAGCCCCggttaaaattaaatattgttgtatttaattttaaagatattttattgtAGTTACGAAAATAAactctataaaatatttttaaaataaataatgtacatttacTTCTAAAGATAATATCGTCTATTGCCAAAATAACTTTGTTCAAAAAGGATTCAGGAAGGGACAAGGTACACGTGACAATATAGCAAATGTCTGATGGATTATAAAGAAAGCCCATGAATTCCTAAAATAAATGTGCTTTATTGAATATTGGAAAGCTTTTGATTCCGTTATACACAAGTTGTAATCcgctgtaaaagaacttggattgCTCATCAAATCTCTTTATTGGGACCAAGAAGCTACTATTAGAACAAAGTATGGAGACATCGAATGATTTAAAATTGATCAAAGGGTAACACAGaactgctttttattttattcaatgtgtATTCCAAAATATCTAAATTGGATACTGTCGAGACGAAAATTGAAGGAAGAACATTGAGAATTTGCGTTATGCTGACGACACAACGCTACTGGCCGAAACGGAGGATGGCCGAGTTGATTCTACAAATCATAGAAGAGAACGCCTTTTTTGTTTACTGCTAAATGTCAGTAATGCTAAAACTGCCAATAATGGAAAATTCGCTTACGAGATCTTCAAGGGTCGGACACGActtaattgtttttgttccataaCCCCGATTTCACATTAGATTATGAGACCAGCAGCTTGCAGAAACAACAGCGCCCTCCCAGGTTGCTCCCATAGGACCTCCGGGGAGTGAATGACAAATTTTTTGCGGAGCGAAGAAGACCAGGACAGCAGAATAGATGGGCAGTTGTATGTTCGTCAGCACAGCAAGTGGGACAAAAGGGGGAGATCGAGATGTCCGTTTTATGTGCAGAGTGGTTTGATGAGGAGTGATGGCCGGAACGGAAACGAGCCAAGTTTGTCTGAGCCGAACGGTCAATAAGCAATTCAGAAAGGTGAACGTCAGGAGGAGGTTAATCGAGCACAGAGTTAGGCGTTAGCTTAAGAATTGCTGACGTAGATATCGAATTGTGAATTCTTACATTGGATATGAACATTGGTGCAGGCCATCAATTTTAGCAAGGATCCGGGAATATAGATTCGCCGGCGTGTTCTTCACTGAACGGGAATTTTTTCCTTTTAGCATATTTAGAGCCAAACATGGATGATAGGGAATTCGAGATGCAAATAAAAATTGAGCATCTCTCATATTTAGATTATTTTCAATTGGCAAAAGGTTTGTTTCACAGTGAAGATTATCAATTGGGGTTGATTTCAGACACCCAGATATTGTGCGCATGGCCTTGTTTTGTACTGATTGAAGTGCCATTGTCGAGTTTGTAGATAGGCAGGGCGCCCAGTTTGGACTCGCAtaactatatacgtatgtattgtttgtaaactCGTTTGAGGAGAGACCTCTGGGCACCTGTAATGTGACCACTTATTGCTTTTAGTATTTTTGTGTGTCAGTTTGCTTTGTCAGAAATGTTAGAGACATGCTTGTTAAAGGACATAGTTGGATCAAAAGTAAATCCGAGGATAGTGGGGTTTTTGCATAATGGGAAGTCGGAACCAAAGAGGGACAATTTCGGGTGAAGGTTGGATTGTCTTCTGTCGGAAGAAAATAAGGTGACCGATGATTTCAAGGGCGAAGCCTCGACTCTGTTCTCAATGAAACAATTCTCAACGGAGTATAGTTGTTGCTGGATGTTAAAAGAGGCTGATATATAGTCTGCGTGTTTAGAAGCAATGATAATGTCATCTGCGTTAGATAATGTCAAGTTGTTTGGGTCATTAGCCGAAAGTCATGTAAATATAAGTTGAACAGAGACGGAGACAGCACAGAACCCTGCGGTACCCCATTTGGAAGATAACGTTGAACAGTGGTCCATAAGAGAGACGTATTCCATTCGACCCGATAAGAAGTTTGCAAGCCAGGATTTGAAGTTTGAGTTTAGTTCTGTCTTTAAAATTTTGTTGATAAGTCTACACCGAGGGACGCTATCAAATGCCTTTGAAATATCGATCAAAACTAGTACTGTTCGTTTTGGAAGTCTCTTCTCATTGAAGCCGTCCAGGACAAATTGTGAAAGTGTTTTAAATGAGTAGTTGTTCAGTGCAGTGGTTTAAAACCATGTTGAGTATTGGAGGTTTGCAAATGTTTGGATATTCGGGCAAGGATTAGTCTTTTAAGAATTTTAGCTATCGTGCACAGAAGCGGTAGGAACTTGGAATGCTAGCTGGTTTGTTTGGTTTGATCAATGGAATGGTACGTAATTTCTTCCAGAGGGATGGTATTTCGTTTTTGGCAACAGAATTATTGAAAAAAGAGACTATTGCTTTGATAGCATTAGGGCCTAATCTTTTGAAATGATAGATTGAAATGTTATCAGGGCCAGTTGCAGGGGAGTTTATGGAGTTTTTAATGCATTGCGAGACTTCCTCCGCAGTGAAAGTCGGTATAGAGTCTTTGACGGGAAGTCTTCTAAGAGATTTGGCTACTTTCCGTTCGTTTTTGTTAGATGTTTTGTGACTTAATGAAGTGTAATATTTCATTAGTGTCTTAGCCTGCTGAACCGGATTGAGTGGGGTATCTGAACAGGGACGAGAAAAAACAGTTTGACTTTTCGAACATCAGTTCATTCATCCCTTTAAGGGTTGACCAAATTTTGGAGGAATTGGATTTGTAATCAATAAAAGCAATTAATTGACTCCTTTGCGAGTCAATATGCCGATTTATGGCAGCAGTGATTTGTTTTTTAGATTCCTCAGTTCTATAGAGGACACAGCAGATTGTCCATTTTCTCGTTACAATTTGTTACGAGTCTTTATAAGGGTGTTTACTTTGTGGCTGTAACTTTGCGAGAAATTTTGTATAATTCCCTGAGGAATGAATTTTTTGGAGGTGGAAATGATAAGTGCATTGAGATAATTGACAGCTGCGTCAGTCGAACGGAAGTTGATAATGTCGAAATCATTCAATGATTTTTCTAGAGTGAGACGATAGTCGTCCCGGGAAGCTCTTTTGTAATTCGAATAACAACGCCGTTGAATGTCGATGTTGGATTTTATAGCATTCTTAATAATAATCGGGTTGTAGTCAGAATTTAGGTCGTAAATGACCTTCCAAGAAGTAACAGGGGCCAGAATTGGAGTACACAGCGAGATGTCAGGAGAGTAAATAACGTCGCCTTTCCTTGACGGTGTTCTGATGTGAGATGAGGATGACTAAACCATCAAA
This genomic interval carries:
- the LOC115229575 gene encoding putative 3-phosphoinositide-dependent protein kinase 2 gives rise to the protein MLVCPHFSYIRQENESPSANKEENYQFIKPIGEGTFSTVYLCHHRTKNVEFAIKKCSKATIIKKKANKHVLMEKNILTKINNLHPLIINLVETFQSPEFLFFVFEYCKNGDLLELIEKRWPLSADSVIFYILQVVSALEFIHGLNIVHRDLKPANILLDSNMNVKLCDFGSATILPRSVNLKWANYPGGQVLWGQRNMCPPRY